In Streptomyces longhuiensis, the following proteins share a genomic window:
- a CDS encoding zf-HC2 domain-containing protein, which produces MRSLDRHRDVGAYALGVLDEADRFRFEDHLGQCPRCVARVGEFGSTTAALALYVRATPPAVETVAEAGPVLLDGLLSRMERVRRAGRRRWLCAMAAAVVLAVAGPGVVVLGGSGDDAVRLDARDARTGVSASLTASGREWGTAVGIEVRDAHGPRVCELVAVGKDGSRQTVTTWAARAHDAAATTTESAVAFHPREIARFEVRTTDGTRLVTIPMR; this is translated from the coding sequence ATGAGGTCCCTGGATCGGCATCGCGACGTCGGCGCCTACGCGCTGGGCGTCCTCGACGAGGCGGACCGGTTCCGCTTCGAGGACCATCTCGGGCAGTGTCCCCGGTGCGTGGCGCGGGTCGGTGAGTTCGGGTCCACGACGGCGGCGCTGGCGCTGTACGTGCGGGCGACGCCGCCCGCCGTGGAGACCGTGGCCGAGGCGGGTCCCGTGCTCCTGGACGGACTGCTGTCGCGGATGGAGCGGGTGCGCCGGGCGGGGCGCAGGCGGTGGCTGTGCGCGATGGCGGCGGCGGTCGTGCTCGCCGTGGCGGGGCCGGGTGTCGTGGTCCTGGGCGGATCCGGCGACGACGCCGTGCGCCTGGACGCGCGGGACGCGCGGACCGGGGTGTCGGCGTCGCTGACGGCGTCCGGCCGCGAGTGGGGTACCGCGGTGGGGATCGAGGTCCGTGACGCGCACGGTCCCCGCGTGTGCGAACTGGTGGCCGTCGGCAAGGACGGTTCACGGCAGACCGTGACGACCTGGGCCGCGCGGGCCCATGACGCCGCGGCGACCACGACGGAGAGCGCGGTGGCGTTCCACCCTCGGGAGATCGCCCGCTTCGAGGTGCGGACCACGGACGGAACGCGTCTGGTGACCATCCCCATGCGGTGA